The Juglans regia cultivar Chandler chromosome 1, Walnut 2.0, whole genome shotgun sequence nucleotide sequence actaactttatcgaaaaaaaaaatcggtcgGTGGAAATCTTCTAGTGTTTTCggaataataattatatggtaAATTGAGTGGATGCAACTCCCCATGAGAAGTTTTGGCAGTACATAAAACAAACAAGTATTCAATCGGTGCAAGTAACTTCCAGTAGACTCGAATCATAATGGAAAATTTGTCATCTATCTGACAAAAGTTTAGATAAAAAGAGTGGATCCAGGTGGGATTTTCACTTTGGACTTTGAGGCTGGCTTCTTCTACCTCAACCACCATCTCTGGACAGCAGAAATTGGAGTATTCAAGAATGGCGCGTAGCGATGGACAAGCGGATTGACAGTCCTCCCAATCTTAGTCCATACACTGTTATGGTAACTTGCAGTGACAGGGGCACGATACATGAGCTTCAATAGCTGTCAAATAACGTGTTTCGACACGgtcaaaaatcaaagaaaatacacataaaaaagagTCATTACGCACTGCTATGCTATATATTCTGCAAAGCCTAACACAACCTAAATAGAGagcaaataagaaaatatatatataagggagCCACTCCATCACTACAGCTTAATATGGTCTATTAAGCCACATCATAAGttattgagatgatttgagaccTTTGAGAATTATTTAATTCTAAAAACAATCATGAACATTTCTTCTAAAGCCGTCGACAAGACTTCTACATTCCAAACACTTCTTCCTCATTCTTCTAGGCCACTCAGCTGTCTATAAAGAGCATGCATTGTCTGAGCTAAAGGATAGTAAGAAATGTACAACAAATTcaagcaatctctctctctctctagctctaAACTTTTCTAATTCTCTCCATTGCTTAACAGCGAATATAGCTAACAACACTTTCGATTGAACAACAAAAAACCAACTCTATAGATGATAACAGACAAATGTCACAAACCTGCCAGTACATGAAAGTTTGTATAAGGTTGCGCTGCCACCTGTGCATAACATAGCATTCGAATCCAAGAGACTTCAGAAGTAAACAAAAACATAACAGTGAAAGGAAATAAAACTTGCAAGAATTGAAAAGGGAAAATGTCTCTGAGAATCTCACGAGAACAGAGAGACAATTAGAAGGAAGCCAAGTCCAATCTCAGCATGTGAAGACACTATGCTAAGGGTGGTTGTGTTTGACTCCACCCAAACACATGCTTCTTCCAAGTACTTCCTGTCCGTACAAAgaggaaaatataaaatcattctGTTACATatacagaaaataataaatggaaTACAAGGGCTCACATAAGAATAGTCTAAAcaattatttgttttaactTAGGCATTGAAGTAGTTTGCAAGTAGACAAACTCCACTCAATGAAGACAAGGAAACAGCATGACAAGGATTCTGGCACATCAAACTGAATTAACGACCCTTCAGACTCTGGTCAGTTTCTGAGCAAGGTTGTGTGGTAataaagaaatctaaaaaagaaCATGAAACTTCCCAAAGAGCAAGTTGACATAAACAACTTCAATCCAACTGTAGTCAACGGCCTCAACCATAAATTGATCATCTCATTGGTGATTCTTAAGAAGCAAGGACTAGTCAAGCAATCTATTATGTCCTAGTGCGTACCAGTCCTATTATGGCAGGGCTATCCAGGTTTctgtaaaaaaatttgaagggaGAAGTACCTCCCAACTCGAAGATAAACACACCAGTACTGATTCAGGCAAGACAAAAAAAGCAAGTCATACCATAGGAATCCACCCTCATTCAGAAGCGATATAGTTGCCTGTGTAGCACCTTTTAAGACAAacatttttttgtaagttttaggACAAAGCATAACAATTCAACGCCCAGGTGTAAAAATTAGTCCAATAACAGTGTACTTGGAGTCTCGATTTCCTAACATTATAGGAAAACTATGGAATAGTTTAtggaaattatattaaaaaaacatattagatggtatgattataaaaaatctgaatCCTCAAAATAATCTACCACCCAAAAGCCCCAAGCATTTTTTGATAGTACCATTATATTTGTTCAGATTTGGCAATAAGACAGAAAGAAAACCGAATAAGAACTATAGTCATCAAGTGAAACCAAATAATTGACCAACCAAACGTGCATACAATTAAAAGTTTTATAGCTCTCCTACCTGTACAAGGAGGACCGACTGAAATTACGCCTAAGGAACTTTGCAACATGTTCAAGTGCTCGACATAAGATGGGAATTAAGGAAACTGCAACAAAGATCACCTCATAATACTAGGCATGACTATGGAAAAAAGCTAAATATAACAATGGATGGAagaacccataaaaaaaaaacttaagaatAAGAACTGAAGGGAAGGTAAATAAGGATGTAAGAGACAAAGCAATTCTCACACTTGAGGCAAAGATTTGAAGTCACAAAGGTAAGGCAGTATATGAAGTAGATAAAATCCTTGGTTGCAATAATGGACTGAAAATAAACTTGCAAAGCCTGAAGATTCCATGCCCTTGGTTTCTGCAACAATATAAGATTGGTTAATTGATCTCAAAGAAAGATAACAAACTAATCATGGCGTGAAAAGTTACAAGGGCacaaaaacagaataaaaactTACCCCATATAGCGAATACACAGAATATAGAGAGGAACATGCAGTGCCCATAAAGGAAAGCCGATATGCCCTTTGTGAAAGATTTCTAGGTATCAGTGGAAAAATTGCAAGCACAGCTACAACAAACACCTGAAGtcgaaaaagaaatatatgcaATATTAAAAAGAAGTCCAGATGTATGAACAAAACAATAATGGTACAAGGATCTTTCTTTCAACATAAAAGGAATTACcctaagtttaaaatatttttttagcagtTTTTTTGTGAGGCTTCTCAAAGGATATAATTGCTAGATTATGATTCAGATGCACTAGAATTTGTTATTTTCACTCTGATCTACACTTGCCTGTAAAGGTATCAATTCTTCAATGACACTACAAATCCttcataaaagaagaaaatcatgcttgaaagaaaaacatgaaCAATAGCAGATCAGCTAGGACTTCGACTAGAAACacaaaaaaagagttaaaaaggCAATAATTCAAGCCCGGAAGGGTGAATTTAAGGATTCTCTATTAGGGCTGAAGAATTTTCCATCCGGACCGGAAAAACCGACCAGATCGGACTGAAAATTCTTGTGGTCGGTTTCAGTCCATCATTTGTGCGACCGAAGGGGTTCAGTCCAGTCCCAGGGTATGTGATTTTTGGACCGGACAGAAACCGACcgaattagtatatataattttaaatatttttatatatgcaatatattatattttatatagcagttgataagttaattatgtaattttcatctaatatattatcactgaccatataaaatgttaaataatatatgctatcaattaataatgtatcataaatcatatgataatatatgtagatacataatacatttatgcatactctactatttacacttgattaaagtaattaggtaatttgtttttaaatacctaagttaCAAGCAaacatgaataatctatgtacaatgaaattatttgatattcattaaccatatataaaatgttagaattttaatttttaatataggacattattaataattatgcatactaaagtctaagttagtaagtagtaacgatcaacatcataaatataattataattaaacatttttttaatgagttagtaacataatctacattaataattcacttaattttaattttaataatttttttattaatttatttgcaaaaaaaaaaagatgaaaaaaaaatgggccGGACCGAACAGACCGACCAGACCGATAGCTACCAGTCCGGTCCCTATGGGTGTTCGATCCGGTCCAAGGTGGGAAAATCCTGGACCGAAGGGGTTCGGTTTGGTCCCAAAAACCCCCTCCAAAccgaccggactggaccgaattcACTCCTATTCTCTATTGTTTTGATATTCCATATGTAACTTAGTTACTGTTTTGATCGGTAATAGAAATGAACAGAGAAGTGGTGGGAAAGGATTATTTAGCCAgaagctaaaaaaaattatgcaactCTAGAACAAGGACTGCCAATTCCACAGAGATGAACATTCAACTCTTCCAAATTAGCCTCTCTTCTAATAATGTTGGCAAaatcacacatttttcaacaaaTATTTGTCTACAAACTGATATATGACTTTTTTAGTGTCGTCACTACTTGTCTTTGGGTAAGTGGattgggggaagagttcaaatttcacCTGGTTAATTGGTCTACAGTTTGTACCCAATAGCTGGGGGAGGTTTGGAGATTCGCCACTCGCtgaaattcaatcaagctcTTTTGGGTAAATGGTTGTAGATGTACCAAAATGAAAGGGAGGCTTTTTGGAGGGCGGTTATAGATTCTCAATTTGGGGAAGCTTGGGaaggatggtgctcgaatgaggtacgAGGCACTTATGGAGTGGGTTTGTGAAAAAACATTAGGAGTCTTTGGGGGACCTTCTGAGAACATGAACATTTTGTTGTAGGCGATGGTTCGCATGTCCGTTTTTGGTATGATATATGGTGTGATAACCATTATCTACGAGATACCTTCCCTACCATCTTTGAGCTTGCAAGAGTAAAGGAGGTATCGATTGCCGATCTTCATTCTACAGTAAATGGCACCCCTCATTGGAATATTGAATTCATTAGGGCAGCCCATGATTGGGAGTTGGAGTCTATTATGGAATTCTTTGCGGCTTTATATTCCGCAAGTATTCTGGGGGGCTCTGGAGACAAGTTGCATTGGAATCATTCTAAGAAAGGTATTTTCTCAGTCAGTTCTTTTTATCAAAAACTCACGAACTCCAGTTTGTCTATGTTCccgtggaagagtatatggaagacgaaagctccttcaaaagtagctttctttgtctggacagcgtctttggacaagattctcactatagataatttgaggaaacgatAGTCATTGTCcgagattggtgttgtatgtgcaagaagcATGGGGAGTCTATTGATCATCTGCTTTTACACTGAGAGGTGGCTAAGGCTGTATGGGATGATTTCTTCTCAAGAGTCggattgtcttgggttatgccttggagattggtggatttcctcgCAAGCTGGACAGGACTACACGGAGATTCTCAAGTAGCAgcaatttggagattggtaccaatatgcatgtgttggtgcatttggagggagagaaatgctaaatgttttgatgatcaagatAGAACAAGGGACGAGCTTAAAGTTTGATatccctctcttttccctcccTCAATAACAATTAAAAGATCAGTTCCAAagtctacaagaaaaataagaaccAACTTTAAGGAAACAAATACGAacgtaaaatttatgaaaagctAGGGAGAGGAATCTTGTAAGTAATTGGCAAATGCGCACACAACTTTATGCAGCAGTTTAAAATACATGGATGAATGCATAAATTAGAATTCAATGTACCCAAGCATTCATAGAGAACTGAATAGTTTGCTGATCCCAGCGTAGAGAACTTGGATTTGGGCCCATAGTTGCTGATGTCCCTGAAGTTCGAGTTGTTGACCCTACAGAAATATTACGGTTCAATTTAAGGGCAACAGTAATTTTAAGGCCAGTGAAAGAGAGTATAAATGTATGCAAACTAATAAATTTGTAatcttttaatttcaatttcagaTTAATAGCAAAATCCAAACGTTCAACCTGCGTTACGTGGTCGAGCTTGGTCATTTGAAGATGTCGTTGAAGCAGAGGATGGAGCTGCTGGCCTTACTGGCTGAGATGAACCGGTAGCAGACATAGCATCTACCACAAGACCAGGATCCTGCTTATCAAATCCAAGAATCAGAAAAGATTGTCAAGGTGCAAGCAAAACCAAATGAAATGtacacaaacaaaaatatgaacTCATGTATTTTCCATAACCTTTAAAGAGCATGTGTTAAAAAACAGACACTACAACATGGCATGAACCCACAAAGCAATCCCTCATCCCGTCATAGGGACAGAATCTTAACTGTAAAGggtaattctttaattaaaatatctatCTTTTGGCATGgtaaaaagattatttcttttttgtacCTTGAGAAGCAGCCAAGCAGGGGAAGCAATAGGAAAGAATGTTGAATGGTGTATTTTCGATCCACATGATAAAGATACAATATTTAGGATAACAACTAACTATtcaatatcatttatttattggcAAGTCATGCACGCACCCAATGTGTCCTAAGCCCATGATCTCACCCTCCCCATATAAGAACAACGGAAGTGTTCTTTGAGCCATAGCTTTGGCAATCACTCAATATTCAAacctttattcttaaacaagGCAAGTCAAACGTGGAGTTCCACAGGTTAAGccaaaatactataatatatacagATCCAACGacatccacacacacacacacatctcaTGTCCAGGACCagatttggagaagaaaaagaaacaacaagaaCCCTTCGAACCCACGTAAACTCCAGATGCATGACCCCACCTGTTAGAATCGTGtgtcgggtaattcaagggaacaCCAGTGCAGAATTGAACCTAGAATTTCACAATCCAAAACTCATCCAAAGCTCACCCTTTGACCGCTAGGATGCATTCCAATGGATTCATAATGATCTACATTACAGATAGTTGATTTTTATGTTATAGGGGGAGAAGTGGCCCACCCTGACACCAAAAGAATTGACTGCTGAGCCGTATGAGGCAGGAAAGTCTCAAGTACCGTTAAGGGAAGAAATTTAGCTGCCTATTCTGACCGGGGAGAACATGCGATTCAACAAGGAGATTCTAAAATTGCAGAGGCTTGGTTCAATCAAGCCGCTCAGTATTGGAAACAAGCTATAGCGCTCACTCCAGGTAATTATATTGAAGCACATAATTGGTTGAAGATCACAAGGCATTTCAAATAACAGCACTCTATTTATTTCTTACATTATTTAATAGTctttagaatttttatatagttttctATTATTAAGGCtgatttgagttgagtatttacATTATGTATTAAGCTTTCTGAGGTTGGGATTGACAATTATTTAAGTTCAGTGTAACATTATAGACTGTTGATCATGACCAAGAgcaaatataaagaaatgacTATGAAATATGAACCAGACCCCTTAACTACTTCCTAATTTAGCCCCCCTGAAAAAACCATCCCTTTTCTCTCCATACAAACCAGGACACCAAGAAAGGATGACACATCCTAAGAAATGTCAACTTGAGAAACAAGCATAagcttttttgaaaaaaaagacaaacactAAAGACTCACCTTAGTCCACCCAAACCCAAATCCTTTTATAAAAGAATGACTCTCATGggaatgaaaacaaataaagaaaaaatgaataaaccaTATATCAGATgtctaaatgaaaaaaaaaaaaaaaaacaacaacaacaacaacagccCAAGAAGAAAGGACCATATATAGTAGGAATTGAATCGACATCTAATTGCCACGAAATTCAGAAACCAAACATACATtaacagaagaaaaaataatattttttgaaaggtAAACATTAACAGgagaaaatattcaataatttgAAATCACAGATTCACAGAGGCCTAAAAGATAAATCCACGCAACCTATGTCAGATTAACTAGAACAAAAACCCCAAAAGATAAAAAGGATGCATTCCcgatatcatttttttt carries:
- the LOC109001330 gene encoding uncharacterized protein LOC109001330, translated to MGEESPEGQQRVKRIAAAAYDYENDSRWADYWSNILIPPNMASRSDVVDHFKRKFYQRYIDPGLVVDAMSATGSSQPVRPAAPSSASTTSSNDQARPRNAGSTTRTSGTSATMGPNPSSLRWDQQTIQFSMNAWVFVVAVLAIFPLIPRNLSQRAYRLSFMGTACSSLYSVYSLYGKPRAWNLQALQVYFQSIIATKDFIYFIYCLTFVTSNLCLKFSLIPILCRALEHVAKFLRRNFSRSSLYRKYLEEACVWVESNTTTLSIVSSHAEIGLGFLLIVSLFSWQRNLIQTFMYWQLLKLMYRAPVTASYHNSVWTKIGRTVNPLVHRYAPFLNTPISAVQRWWLR